The stretch of DNA ATGCAATCTTCTTCACATGTAAACACAAGTGCCTACGCAGTAGGTGAAGATAAATAATAGTTGTCCTGTGCCACTGTTTAACGTTTATGGGATATGGGTGTTGCATCCTTGGGATATTTGAATGTGACTGTAGCGCAACTAATTGGCTGGATCAATATCCAACTGAAGATAGAGGGTAATGCAGTATAATTTTGAATTTTTATTTTAAGATAAAAGACAACTCTTGCAGCATGGAAACATGAATTTTGTGGACAATATTGTGCTCTGAACATGCATTTCCCAGTTGATTGCTACACATTATAGCGAAAAGATTAACCTTAACATATGGGCCTTCTGCTCTAAACTTGTGACAAAATGTTGCCTCTAATTGCTGTGCTGTTTCTTAGAGGGAAAACCCATGTGTTTATATGGTAGCCTGCTCCTTGCTATAAGTACATAGTAACAGATTGTTATTTTTTGCAGGTACTCATCCACGGTTTTTGGTTGATGGCTTTGAGGTTGCCAAGAAAGCAACTCTTGAATTTCTCGAGACATTCAAGACAGCAGTCGTTATCGGTGATCAACCCGACAGGGAGATCTTGAAAATGGTAGCAAGAACAACTCTTAGGACAAAGGTGATTGCACTCTATTTCACCATTTTTCTCTGGAAACAAATGCACACATATATACCAAGGCTTACACAAAATTTGATATTTTGTAGCTGTATGAAGGATTGGCTGATCAGTTGACTGATATTGTTGTGAATGCGGTAATGTTATATTTCTTCTACAGTGTTTCCTTTGGAGGCTTTTATTCCACAAAATTGCTTAGCATATTTCTATTTTCTGTATATGGTCCATGCTGTAGGTCCTATGCATCCGCCAAAGTGATCAACCAATTGATCTTTTTATGGTGGAAATAATGCATATGCGCCACAAATTCGATGTCGACACACGTCTGGTATgtattgtttttcttttctttgcaGTTTTCCTAATATAACATTCCTTCTGAACTTCATATACCTTTGTATAAATAGTTCATATGTATTTTCAGTCACAAGCTTGTGAACATGGCTACCTGTTTATTGTAGTTTTTGGTTCTGTTCATATGTATTCTTTGCCACACAAATAAATGAACCTTAGTTATTGTAATGTAACGTCAGAACACTTGTTCCTTTGTTTTTTTGTAGATTGAGGGTCTGGTCCTTGACCATGGTTCTCGGCACCCTGACATGAAGCGCAGAGCAGAGAATTGTTACATCCTGACAGCTAATGTATCACTGGAATACGAGAAAAGGTGCATACTTTTGCATAGAGTGCTTTGTTGCGTACTGTAGTTCTATTAATCACCATAGATACATTCTTTCAATTTGGCTGCACCAAATATAAGAAGGTTCATACTCCAATATTTGTCAAAAACATGTAGAATCTTGCCTACAATCATGGTCTTTagtcacctcctgttattttcttgCACGTTGTGGGGCAACTAGTAGTGCACATCAGCAGTCTGTCTTTACCTGTTTTACATGCATCAGTGAAGGGAACTGTTTAACTGACGCATAAGTTTATCAGTGAAATCAATGCAGGATTCTTCTACTCAAACGCAGAACAAAGAGAAAAGATGGTTACTGCAGAGAGGCGTCAAGTTGATGAACGTGTCCAGAAGATCATTGAATTGAAAAATAAGGTATTTGCttagcgtctctctctctctctcgtgtgtgCGTGTTTGGAAAATATTGTCTTCACGTGTTTCCTTGGCCATGCAGGTTTGCGCAGGAACTGACAAGAATTTTGTGGTGATCAACCAAAAGGGCATCGATCCTCCGTCCCTCGATCTCCTAGCTAGAGCTGGGGTAACCAATTCTGACTTGTTTCTACATGATGGTTCTAATTTTGTTACATTCGACCTTGATCTGTTTGGGGGTCTAGGTAAAAATTTGTGTCATGGTGTCACCAGCTGAACTTGTAACATGAAAGTTGATATGACATTATAAACAATGCTACTATATAAGCCACAAGATGTAGCTATCTCAAACCTAAGCATGACGATCAATATTTCAAATGATGGCAATGCAATAAATTATTCAGCTTTCTGTTCATGCATTGTTAATTTTGAAGTGACAAGTTCTTGCATGGGGGCCTTGTTGCATTTTAAGCTCAAGAATTTGCATGCTGCAGATTATTGCTCTCCGAAGAGCGAAGCGGAGGAACATGGAGAGACTTGTGCTAGCATGTGGTGGCGAAGCCATCAATTCAGTTGAAGGCATGACTGAAGAGTGTCTTGGCTGGGCTGGGCTTGTCTATGAGCATGTTCTTGGAGAAGAAAAATACACGTTCGTGGAGAATGTTAAGAATCCTCACTCCTGTACTATATTGATCAAAGGTCAGTTCATTCTCAAGAAACAATAGGATCTTTTCCAAAACAACCTGTGCTGGAAATTTACTATAAATTCAACTCTCTTCAGGACCTAATGATCACACCATTGCACAAATTAAGGATGCTGTACGAGATGGTCTAAGATCTGTGAAGAACACAGTTGAGGATGAAGCTGTTGTGCTGGTATGATTTTTAAATTTATTCTGCATGACAGCATCTAAACAAATGTTTGGCTAAATAAATATGCACATTTGAACATCGTGTAGCTGAGCTTATGCTATCGATATGTGGGTCTCGATTGATTAGGATTTCGTAGTTAGCATGATGTGCGGGGAACTTCATGAACTACTTGAGCATAGTAAATTGTCATTATATTTTTACCTTGATTATCATCCTGGTGCGTTCAACTTCATTTATATCGAGGCATTAATTGCATTGTTTGTTGGGGTCAGGCGTGTCATAATTCATAGAGGTAATAGTGTTGATGCTAATTGATATTGTTATGTTACTCTTAATTATTTTCTTACATGCGTTGGTGCTGTCTGACTGGTTGCTTATGGCGTCCACTTTATTATCGCAGGCTGTCTTGTTTTGCTTGAGGATCTTGCTTATTTGCTTTGGATCTTGGTTGACTGGTGTTTTCTTTGTCAGCTTATATTTTCTATTTGATATGTCAATTGTAGGGCGCTGGAGCATTCGAGATGGCTGCAAGGAAGCATCTCATTGACAATGTGAAGAAAACTGTTAAAGGAGTAAGTGCATTGAAGAATTGACATGCTCTTTTCTACTGTATCCATATCAGTATGCCATTGCTAACTTTTTGGAATCTTAACAACAGCGAGCCCAACTTGGGGTGGGGGCATTTGCCGATGCTCTACTCGTTATCCCCAAGACGCTAGCGGAGAATTCGGGCTTAGATACCCAGGACGTTATTGTCTCTCTTGAGGTATGCACTTCCACTTGTTGTCTTATCTCTTCCTTGCACTTCTGTTGTCTCGAGTTTGTGCATCAGAAAAGCTGTAACTGTATGTGTTGGCTGATGTTCCATACTGTACAACAGAATGAGCATGACCGTGGGCTGACGGTGGGGCTGAACCATAACACTGGTGAGCCGGTCGACCCTGAGATGGAAGGCATCTACGACAACTACTCTGTGAAGCGCCAGATCGTCAATTCCGGGTATGTGATAACAGAGCGTTTGTTTCTCAGCTGACCCATTCATTCTCGAGAAAAGAAGAACGGATGTTATCTATGATGTGTGACATGACAAacgatgtttgtttgtttgtttggtgGTGCAGACCCATCATCGCGTCGCAGCTGTTGCTAGTGGATGAGGTGATCAGGGCGGGGCGCAACATGAGGAAACCAACCTAAACCTAGCGCTCGCCCCTTCCAGGCCGAGAAGACTTTTTGTTTGGTTGTTTTTCTCTTTGGTGTGCCGACTGCCGAGTAGCTAGTAGTGATGTGGTGGGGTGAATGCTTGACTGGAAGAGATTGTACTTGTAACAACCCTCGTGACAGTTTGTCGATGTGTTTCTACGCTCGTGTTTGTA from Triticum dicoccoides isolate Atlit2015 ecotype Zavitan chromosome 6A, WEW_v2.0, whole genome shotgun sequence encodes:
- the LOC119318575 gene encoding T-complex protein 1 subunit zeta 1-like, with product MSIRMLNQNAEVMNKSAALAMNIGAAKGLQDVLKTNLGPKSPMNRLVGGAGDIKLTKDGNTLLKEMQIQNPTAIMIARTAVAQDDTSGDGTTSTVLFIGELMKMSERCIEEGTHPRFLVDGFEVAKKATLEFLETFKTAVVIGDQPDREILKMVARTTLRTKLYEGLADQLTDIVVNAVLCIRQSDQPIDLFMVEIMHMRHKFDVDTRLIEGLVLDHGSRHPDMKRRAENCYILTANVSLEYEKSEINAGFFYSNAEQREKMVTAERRQVDERVQKIIELKNKVCAGTDKNFVVINQKGIDPPSLDLLARAGIIALRRAKRRNMERLVLACGGEAINSVEGMTEECLGWAGLVYEHVLGEEKYTFVENVKNPHSCTILIKGPNDHTIAQIKDAVRDGLRSVKNTVEDEAVVLGAGAFEMAARKHLIDNVKKTVKGRAQLGVGAFADALLVIPKTLAENSGLDTQDVIVSLENEHDRGLTVGLNHNTGEPVDPEMEGIYDNYSVKRQIVNSGPIIASQLLLVDEVIRAGRNMRKPT